A genomic window from Nocardioides sp. BP30 includes:
- a CDS encoding TNT domain-containing protein has product MTARQQEEFGKRLRAGGVPGTSAILTRPPTPGTPPPPEGVWVVVPYGDAFVVGAVARGRFAPYGSAADLDAAAAIVTRLVLTRPRTVPSAEVEALERRGEVAAAAIKQRTRAREGAAGPAAGAAGEALDTFGAATTHHLYALGTPFAERSQPPTDVDAPYHRYLVLSQLPEAQEGVAAPWFAQPGGGAMVVLGRPIRWYLDQGHLVEVVD; this is encoded by the coding sequence GTGACCGCGCGCCAGCAGGAGGAGTTCGGCAAGCGGCTCCGGGCGGGCGGCGTTCCCGGAACGTCCGCGATTCTGACGCGCCCTCCGACCCCGGGCACGCCGCCGCCGCCCGAGGGCGTCTGGGTCGTGGTCCCCTACGGGGACGCCTTCGTGGTCGGCGCGGTGGCTCGTGGACGGTTCGCCCCCTACGGCAGCGCAGCAGACCTCGACGCCGCCGCGGCGATCGTCACCAGACTCGTCCTGACGCGGCCGCGGACCGTGCCTTCGGCGGAGGTCGAGGCGCTGGAGCGCCGCGGCGAGGTCGCCGCCGCGGCGATCAAGCAGCGCACGCGGGCCCGTGAAGGGGCGGCCGGTCCGGCGGCTGGCGCCGCCGGTGAGGCCCTCGACACCTTCGGCGCCGCGACGACCCACCATCTCTACGCCTTGGGCACGCCGTTCGCCGAGCGTTCGCAGCCACCGACCGACGTGGATGCTCCCTACCATCGCTATCTGGTGCTCTCGCAGCTCCCCGAGGCGCAGGAGGGAGTCGCCGCCCCATGGTTCGCCCAGCCGGGTGGCGGCGCGATGGTCGTGTTGGGCCGACCGATCCGTTGGTACCTCGACCAGGGACACCTGGTCGAGGTCGTCGACTGA
- a CDS encoding TNT domain-containing protein produces MLEPNTLSPGDTIDRFGEPRGRYASPDATPYDERAIPPDSAGQPYHQYRVEKPLPPDVTQGEIAPWFEQPGGGVQYKFDKPVQWYVDHGSLKVVR; encoded by the coding sequence ATGCTGGAGCCCAACACGCTGAGCCCCGGTGACACGATCGACCGGTTCGGCGAGCCGCGCGGAAGATACGCTTCACCCGATGCGACGCCGTACGACGAGCGTGCCATCCCGCCGGACAGCGCGGGCCAGCCCTACCACCAGTACCGTGTGGAGAAACCGTTGCCCCCCGACGTCACCCAAGGCGAGATCGCGCCGTGGTTCGAGCAGCCCGGCGGTGGCGTCCAGTACAAGTTCGACAAACCGGTCCAGTGGTACGTCGACCACGGATCCCTGAAGGTGGTCAGATGA
- a CDS encoding bifunctional acetate--CoA ligase family protein/GNAT family N-acetyltransferase has product MTSQDAPTYPAHWTADVLLRDGRTAHIRPVTPDDKELLVEFYARVSDESKYYRFFSPMPVLSEKDVDRFTEVDYVDRVAFVLTLRGRMIAIGRYDVVRAGEAEVAFLVEDAYQGRGIGQLLLEHLAQAARERGVQRFVAEVLPDNHRMIQTFRDAGYKVASGYEDGVISLEFPIEVTDTAIGVLAAREHEAEAASIHRFFNPRSVAIIGASRRQETVGQLIVRNLVTGDFTGRVYVVNPNTTAVSGMPAYKSVAEIPGDVDVAIVAVPAEAVQEVVLDCAAKGVHGLVVISSGFAETGEEGRRRQRRLVGLSRSYGLRLIGPNALGIINTDPQVSINASLAPTMPPRGRAGFFCQSGALGSAILEKVNNRGLGLTTFVSAGNRADVSGNDLLQYWEEDESTEVVMMYLESIGNPRKFSRIARRVSLRKPVVAVRSGRTTQGVPMGQMVRRIAAPPQAVDAMFKQAGIIQVDTLEDMFDVAQLLAHQPLPRGRRVAIVGNSDALGLLAADAAAGVGLAVNKQVALPAEPSPEDFEDALDSAIDDPDVDAVVAVYIPPLNVSGDEVANVLAAVGEQSDKPLVTSFLGAEGVPELLRVPDVAGSTAGRGSVPSYSSVESAVRALAKVVEYAVWLRNDGPAEFEQADAADIVAARRLVQDILRRRPAGGELEREEVTGLLAAYGVELWPSRAVATPEEAIAAGAEFGWDVVLKATADHLRERPDQAHVVQHILGAAEMSDAWRFLLEAIGEPDPAHRTGFVVQPNARPGVPVTIRTSEDPLFGPVVSFGMAGPLSELVGDRSYRIPPLTKRDAAAMVREVKAAPLLFGYRGADVVDVEEVERLVRRVAQLQNDLPQVSGIELGLVLVGLEGAAVLTASARIDPVDDPRSDWFVRRLTAPAADTLPS; this is encoded by the coding sequence GTGACCTCGCAGGACGCCCCCACCTACCCGGCGCACTGGACCGCCGATGTCCTGCTGCGCGACGGCCGCACCGCCCACATCCGGCCGGTGACTCCCGACGACAAGGAGCTCCTGGTCGAGTTCTACGCCCGGGTCTCGGACGAGTCGAAGTACTACCGGTTCTTCTCACCGATGCCGGTCCTGTCCGAGAAGGACGTGGACCGCTTCACCGAGGTCGACTACGTCGACCGGGTGGCGTTCGTGCTGACCCTGCGCGGCCGGATGATCGCCATCGGCCGCTACGACGTCGTCCGGGCGGGCGAGGCGGAGGTCGCCTTCCTGGTGGAGGATGCCTACCAGGGTCGCGGCATCGGCCAGCTGCTGCTCGAGCACCTGGCGCAGGCGGCCCGGGAGCGCGGGGTGCAGCGGTTCGTGGCCGAGGTGCTGCCCGACAACCACCGGATGATCCAGACCTTCCGCGACGCCGGCTACAAGGTGGCCAGCGGCTACGAGGACGGCGTGATCTCGCTGGAGTTCCCGATCGAGGTCACCGACACCGCCATCGGCGTCCTCGCGGCGCGCGAGCACGAGGCGGAGGCCGCCTCGATCCACCGGTTCTTCAACCCCCGCAGCGTGGCGATCATCGGCGCCTCCCGCCGCCAGGAGACGGTCGGGCAGCTGATCGTGCGCAACCTGGTCACCGGCGACTTCACCGGCCGGGTCTACGTCGTCAACCCGAACACCACGGCGGTCAGCGGGATGCCGGCGTACAAGTCCGTGGCCGAGATCCCCGGCGACGTCGACGTGGCGATCGTGGCGGTGCCGGCCGAGGCGGTGCAGGAGGTCGTCCTCGACTGCGCCGCCAAGGGCGTGCACGGCCTGGTCGTGATCTCCAGCGGCTTCGCCGAGACGGGCGAGGAGGGCCGCCGCCGACAGCGTCGCCTGGTCGGCCTGTCCCGGTCCTACGGCCTGCGCCTGATCGGCCCGAACGCGCTGGGCATCATCAACACCGACCCGCAGGTCTCGATCAACGCCTCGCTCGCCCCCACGATGCCGCCGCGCGGTCGCGCCGGGTTCTTCTGCCAGTCCGGCGCGCTGGGCAGCGCGATCCTGGAGAAGGTCAACAACCGCGGCCTCGGGCTGACCACCTTCGTCTCCGCGGGCAACCGTGCCGACGTCTCGGGCAACGACCTGCTCCAGTACTGGGAGGAGGACGAGTCGACCGAGGTCGTGATGATGTACCTCGAGTCGATCGGCAACCCGCGCAAGTTCTCCCGGATCGCCCGGCGCGTCTCGCTGCGCAAGCCCGTGGTGGCGGTCCGCTCCGGGCGCACCACCCAGGGCGTGCCGATGGGCCAGATGGTGCGCCGGATCGCGGCGCCGCCGCAGGCCGTGGACGCGATGTTCAAGCAGGCGGGCATCATCCAGGTCGACACGCTCGAGGACATGTTCGACGTCGCGCAGCTGCTGGCCCACCAGCCGTTGCCCCGCGGCCGCCGGGTCGCCATCGTCGGCAACTCCGACGCGCTCGGGCTGCTCGCAGCCGATGCCGCCGCCGGAGTCGGCCTCGCCGTCAACAAGCAGGTGGCGCTGCCCGCCGAGCCCTCGCCGGAGGACTTCGAGGACGCCCTCGACTCGGCGATCGACGATCCCGACGTGGACGCCGTGGTCGCCGTCTACATCCCGCCGCTCAACGTCTCCGGCGACGAGGTGGCGAACGTGCTGGCAGCGGTCGGCGAGCAGTCCGACAAGCCCCTGGTCACCTCCTTCCTCGGCGCGGAGGGCGTGCCCGAGCTGCTGCGCGTGCCCGACGTCGCCGGCTCGACGGCCGGCCGGGGCTCGGTGCCGTCCTACTCCAGCGTGGAGAGTGCCGTCCGGGCGCTGGCCAAGGTCGTCGAGTACGCCGTGTGGCTGCGCAACGACGGTCCCGCCGAGTTCGAACAGGCCGACGCCGCCGACATCGTGGCCGCCAGGCGCCTGGTGCAGGACATCCTGCGCCGGCGACCCGCCGGGGGCGAGCTGGAGCGCGAGGAGGTCACCGGGCTGCTGGCGGCGTACGGCGTCGAGCTGTGGCCCTCGCGCGCTGTCGCGACACCGGAGGAGGCGATAGCGGCCGGCGCCGAGTTCGGGTGGGACGTGGTGCTGAAGGCGACGGCCGACCACCTCCGCGAGCGCCCCGACCAGGCCCACGTCGTGCAGCACATCCTCGGCGCCGCCGAGATGAGCGATGCCTGGCGGTTCCTGCTGGAGGCGATCGGCGAGCCCGACCCGGCCCATCGGACCGGCTTCGTCGTGCAGCCCAACGCGCGCCCCGGCGTACCGGTGACGATCCGCACCAGCGAGGACCCGCTCTTCGGTCCGGTCGTCTCCTTCGGCATGGCCGGCCCGCTGTCCGAGCTGGTCGGCGACAGGTCCTACCGGATCCCGCCGCTGACCAAGCGCGACGCCGCTGCGATGGTGCGCGAGGTGAAGGCCGCCCCGCTGCTGTTCGGCTACCGCGGTGCCGACGTGGTCGACGTCGAGGAGGTCGAGCGGCTGGTGCGCCGGGTGGCGCAGCTGCAGAACGACCTGCCGCAGGTCAGCGGCATCGAGCTCGGTCTCGTGCTCGTCGGCCTCGAGGGCGCGGCGGTCCTCACCGCCTCGGCACGGATCGACCCGGTCGACGACCCGCGGTCGGACTGGTTCGTGCGGCGGCTGACGGCCCCGGCCGCCGACACCCTTCCGTCCTAG
- a CDS encoding WXG100 family type VII secretion target, which produces MTAFKVDLDELDHVVSSLETFSTALAARLTDLQSTVDALQQDWLGEAAEAQALAQARLAKGGREIHAAVLELHQAARQAHASYSAAVRANSSTWKQLR; this is translated from the coding sequence ATGACAGCGTTCAAGGTCGACCTCGATGAGCTGGACCATGTCGTCAGCAGCCTGGAGACGTTCAGCACAGCGCTCGCCGCCCGGCTCACCGACCTGCAGAGCACTGTCGACGCCTTGCAGCAGGACTGGCTCGGCGAGGCCGCCGAGGCGCAGGCCCTCGCGCAGGCGCGGCTCGCGAAGGGGGGCCGGGAGATCCACGCCGCGGTGCTGGAGCTGCACCAGGCGGCCCGACAGGCGCACGCGTCCTACTCGGCCGCGGTCCGGGCCAACTCCTCGACTTGGAAGCAGTTGCGCTGA
- a CDS encoding WXG100 family type VII secretion target, translated as MTLQAELAALDRASQQIGQIRAGLVDEHTTLKTQVDDLLDARWSGEAAEQFRTAWTQWCQGMSDVLSGLGLESAAIAATRAELAGTDRDRADAAQALHQRLTDRLG; from the coding sequence ATGACGCTGCAAGCCGAGCTCGCCGCCCTCGACCGGGCAAGTCAGCAGATCGGCCAGATCCGTGCGGGTCTGGTCGACGAGCACACCACTTTGAAGACGCAGGTCGACGACCTGCTCGACGCGCGCTGGTCGGGGGAGGCGGCAGAGCAGTTCCGGACGGCCTGGACGCAGTGGTGCCAGGGCATGTCCGACGTCCTGTCCGGGCTGGGGCTGGAGAGCGCCGCGATAGCGGCCACGCGCGCGGAGTTGGCCGGCACCGACCGTGACCGCGCCGACGCGGCGCAGGCACTGCACCAGCGGCTCACGGACCGGCTGGGCTAG
- a CDS encoding thymidine kinase, with translation MASLTFFTGPMDSGKSTLALQTNHNRAARGLAGLIFTAHDRAGSAMVSSRLGLTHDAIEVAPEFDFWRFTVDALTHGRRIDYFICDEAQFYSPVQIDALAKIVDELQIDVFCFGILTDFRTRLFPGSARLVELADATQVLQVEALCWCGKRATHNARVEDGIMVTEGEVIVVGDTEEAPPALDEPGVVSYEVLCRQHHRRRMTAGRARAVSLGAEPLPFD, from the coding sequence GTGGCTTCGCTGACGTTCTTCACCGGCCCGATGGACTCGGGCAAGAGCACCCTCGCCCTGCAGACGAACCACAACCGTGCCGCTCGCGGCCTCGCGGGGCTCATCTTCACCGCGCACGACCGGGCCGGGTCGGCGATGGTCTCCTCCCGCCTGGGGCTGACCCACGACGCCATCGAGGTGGCGCCCGAGTTCGACTTCTGGCGCTTCACGGTGGACGCGCTGACCCACGGCCGGCGGATCGACTACTTCATCTGCGACGAGGCCCAGTTCTACAGCCCTGTGCAGATCGACGCCCTCGCCAAGATCGTCGACGAGCTGCAGATCGACGTCTTCTGCTTCGGCATCCTCACCGACTTCCGCACCCGGCTCTTCCCCGGATCGGCGCGGCTGGTCGAGCTCGCCGACGCCACCCAGGTCCTCCAGGTGGAGGCGCTGTGCTGGTGCGGCAAGCGGGCGACCCACAACGCCCGGGTCGAGGACGGGATCATGGTCACCGAGGGCGAGGTGATCGTGGTGGGCGACACCGAGGAGGCGCCGCCGGCGCTCGACGAGCCGGGCGTCGTCTCCTATGAGGTCCTCTGCCGCCAGCACCACCGGCGCCGGATGACGGCCGGTCGTGCTCGCGCTGTCTCGCTCGGCGCCGAGCCCCTGCCGTTCGACTGA
- a CDS encoding DUF5998 family protein, producing MSFTDVDQSRELRAEIERTGYYPEVVFDGVRTAVAGEQVSAYFVHHEPTFEHDEVRRHLSVLVLTPSRLILAHTDEHAGDDLLPEPYTSTSTEAVALSAVKSVVVTRMVTNPAKGAGRAAEAVLTIGWGAVGRLDLEPAGCADPNCEADHGYTGSLSSDDFSLRVSAAADGVSAVTQMLAFAESLSARTGRA from the coding sequence ATGAGTTTCACAGACGTGGACCAGAGCCGCGAGCTGCGAGCGGAGATCGAGCGCACCGGCTACTACCCCGAGGTGGTCTTCGACGGCGTGCGCACAGCCGTGGCCGGCGAGCAGGTCAGCGCCTACTTCGTCCATCACGAGCCGACCTTCGAGCACGACGAGGTACGGCGCCACCTCAGCGTCCTGGTGCTGACCCCGAGCCGGCTGATCCTCGCCCACACCGACGAGCACGCCGGTGACGACCTGCTGCCCGAGCCCTACACCTCGACCTCGACCGAGGCCGTCGCGCTCTCGGCGGTGAAGTCGGTGGTGGTGACCCGGATGGTCACCAACCCCGCCAAGGGCGCGGGTCGGGCCGCGGAGGCGGTGCTCACCATCGGGTGGGGAGCCGTCGGCCGGCTCGACCTGGAGCCCGCAGGCTGCGCCGACCCCAACTGCGAGGCCGATCACGGCTACACCGGCTCGCTGTCCTCCGACGACTTCTCGCTGCGGGTCTCGGCCGCCGCCGACGGGGTCTCGGCGGTCACCCAGATGCTGGCCTTCGCCGAGTCGCTCTCGGCGCGCACCGGGCGCGCGTGA
- the sepH gene encoding septation protein SepH, with protein MSAEELPLTAPAHQPEQDADTRPVAVTLASVTRDGRRAILVDEQGREFTLELDPRLRPAAPQEQSRRTEVPMESALRPRDIQARIRAGESPEQVAEAARSTVEKIMPFAAPVLAEREHTAERAQKASVRRRPGEASAVRTLGDAVATHLRGFELEPDAIASAVAWDSYRRHDGRWKLIGSYDLPFRAGTAELTFDIPGNYVSLDNDDARWLVGEQIAEEPATVVRDDLEAARLRRLQPAPAEPTAEAAPTTHVEEVEEVDEAEQVSATEQTIETPLIDMPAEAYLFDAPATPEPATREADEPVAEAAPEQPEAEVTAEQAPEAPVRRTKRKGRASVPSWDEIMFGGGPSK; from the coding sequence ATGTCGGCCGAAGAACTGCCCCTGACGGCTCCGGCACACCAGCCGGAGCAGGACGCTGACACGCGTCCGGTCGCTGTCACGCTGGCTTCGGTCACCCGCGACGGGCGGCGCGCCATCCTGGTCGACGAGCAGGGGCGCGAGTTCACCCTCGAGCTCGACCCGAGGCTGCGTCCCGCCGCACCCCAGGAGCAGTCCCGCCGAACGGAGGTCCCGATGGAAAGCGCCTTGCGCCCCCGCGACATCCAGGCTCGGATCCGCGCGGGAGAGAGCCCGGAGCAGGTCGCCGAAGCGGCGCGCAGCACGGTCGAGAAGATCATGCCCTTCGCGGCGCCGGTGCTCGCCGAGCGCGAGCACACCGCCGAGCGGGCACAGAAGGCGTCCGTACGCCGCCGGCCCGGCGAGGCCTCCGCCGTACGCACGCTCGGCGATGCTGTCGCCACCCACCTGCGTGGCTTCGAGCTGGAGCCGGACGCGATCGCCAGCGCCGTCGCGTGGGACTCCTACCGCCGCCACGACGGGCGGTGGAAGCTGATCGGCTCCTACGACCTGCCCTTCCGCGCAGGCACCGCCGAGCTCACCTTCGACATCCCCGGCAACTACGTCTCCCTCGACAACGACGACGCCCGCTGGCTGGTCGGCGAGCAGATCGCCGAGGAGCCGGCGACGGTGGTCCGCGACGACCTCGAGGCGGCCCGGCTGAGGAGGCTGCAGCCGGCTCCGGCCGAGCCGACGGCGGAGGCTGCGCCCACGACCCATGTCGAGGAGGTCGAGGAGGTCGACGAGGCCGAGCAGGTCAGTGCGACCGAGCAGACCATCGAGACACCGCTGATCGACATGCCGGCCGAGGCCTACCTGTTCGACGCTCCCGCGACCCCCGAGCCGGCGACCCGCGAGGCCGACGAGCCTGTCGCCGAGGCAGCGCCGGAGCAGCCCGAGGCCGAGGTGACTGCGGAGCAGGCACCCGAGGCGCCGGTGCGGCGTACGAAGCGCAAGGGCCGCGCGTCGGTCCCGAGCTGGGACGAGATCATGTTCGGCGGCGGGCCCTCCAAGTAG
- a CDS encoding trimeric intracellular cation channel family protein gives MATEHSTTLVVLDLLGIFVFGISGALVAVRKELDVFGVTVLAACTGLGGGFIRDVLIGATPPAALNDWRYLLAPVAAGLLTFWFHPTLGRMERSMLVVDALGLALFAPAGALKAVDFGLGFLPATLLGMVTGIGGGILRDVLAGRVPLVLKPGILYAIPALAGSAVAVLGLRLGLHDAAPTAVGALVVAVWRILAIWRNWQAPMPQGPASV, from the coding sequence GTGGCAACCGAGCACTCCACCACCCTCGTCGTCCTCGATCTGCTGGGCATCTTCGTCTTCGGTATCTCCGGCGCTCTGGTGGCGGTGCGCAAGGAGCTCGACGTCTTCGGCGTGACGGTCCTGGCCGCGTGCACCGGGCTGGGTGGCGGCTTCATCCGCGACGTGCTCATCGGCGCCACGCCGCCCGCCGCGCTGAACGACTGGCGCTACCTGCTGGCACCGGTCGCGGCCGGCCTGCTGACGTTCTGGTTCCATCCCACGCTCGGCCGGATGGAGCGCTCGATGCTGGTCGTCGACGCCCTCGGGCTGGCCCTGTTCGCGCCGGCCGGTGCGCTGAAGGCGGTCGACTTCGGCCTCGGGTTCCTGCCGGCCACGCTGCTCGGCATGGTCACCGGCATCGGCGGCGGCATCCTGCGCGACGTCCTGGCCGGACGGGTGCCGCTGGTGCTCAAGCCGGGCATCCTCTACGCCATCCCGGCGCTGGCCGGCTCGGCGGTGGCGGTGCTCGGCCTGCGGCTCGGGCTGCACGACGCCGCACCGACGGCGGTGGGCGCGCTCGTGGTGGCGGTGTGGCGGATCCTGGCGATCTGGCGCAACTGGCAGGCGCCGATGCCGCAGGGGCCGGCCTCGGTCTAG
- a CDS encoding WXG100-like domain-containing protein, whose translation MLPVEVDSTGYVDAVGQLAGANRAVVDAVDSLTDVLYASGAMAGTDTGGEEWARQYDPAAAQLVQAGCSMGDALANMANLLNGSLANHEGAEHAALMYPGMPAAASGDTDPAHGTESLSAPAPPSAAGGTGDQPGWWHWIAGHVGGLLWPDADTGKLRGAGAAWVKAGASITDQQYAVDAADGALYAIVSPEMDDVHGACREISGHLGTLGGACAAVGKACDDYARHVDDKHKEIEDELRSFIEWTIGIEAAGGLLSVVTVGISEAAAQAAEGAEVANAASKVIRILNELIELARTVKTAIETAIKSIGEVVLKLGKFVNAKLVTALEKAGVGVARGERPAALLAELDREGVKFSRDDVMMVFRDSDGRIVFLEKGNANAGFEHILGEHADDFVKAGIPKSEIQSVIKQALTDGNVVGTQGRGRLIYEVTVDGEVRHVAITVGKNGYIVGANPRSVK comes from the coding sequence ATGCTGCCGGTGGAGGTCGACAGCACGGGTTACGTTGATGCGGTCGGCCAGTTGGCCGGTGCCAATCGGGCCGTTGTGGACGCGGTCGACTCGCTGACCGATGTTCTCTATGCCAGTGGTGCGATGGCCGGTACCGATACCGGTGGAGAGGAGTGGGCCCGGCAGTACGATCCCGCCGCGGCCCAGCTGGTGCAGGCCGGCTGCTCGATGGGCGATGCGCTGGCGAATATGGCGAATCTGCTCAATGGCTCGTTGGCCAACCATGAGGGTGCCGAGCATGCCGCGTTGATGTATCCCGGGATGCCGGCTGCGGCCAGTGGCGACACCGATCCTGCGCATGGCACCGAGAGTCTCAGTGCGCCGGCGCCGCCCTCCGCGGCGGGTGGCACCGGTGACCAGCCGGGTTGGTGGCACTGGATCGCCGGCCATGTGGGTGGTCTGCTGTGGCCTGATGCCGATACCGGGAAGCTGCGCGGTGCGGGTGCGGCCTGGGTGAAGGCTGGAGCGTCGATCACTGATCAGCAGTATGCGGTCGATGCTGCCGACGGTGCGCTGTATGCCATTGTCTCGCCGGAGATGGATGACGTGCATGGTGCGTGCCGGGAGATTTCGGGGCATCTGGGGACGTTGGGTGGGGCCTGTGCGGCGGTCGGGAAGGCGTGTGACGACTATGCGCGGCACGTTGATGACAAGCACAAGGAGATCGAGGATGAGCTGAGGAGCTTCATCGAGTGGACGATCGGGATCGAGGCTGCTGGTGGGCTGTTGTCGGTTGTCACGGTCGGGATCTCGGAGGCGGCCGCTCAGGCGGCCGAGGGTGCTGAGGTGGCCAATGCCGCGTCCAAGGTCATCCGCATTCTCAATGAGCTGATCGAGCTGGCTCGCACCGTGAAGACGGCGATCGAGACGGCGATCAAGTCGATCGGTGAGGTGGTGCTCAAGCTCGGGAAGTTCGTCAACGCCAAGCTGGTCACGGCCCTGGAGAAGGCCGGGGTGGGCGTCGCGCGAGGGGAGCGGCCGGCAGCACTGCTGGCGGAACTCGACCGCGAGGGAGTGAAGTTCAGTCGCGACGACGTGATGATGGTCTTCCGAGACTCCGACGGGCGGATCGTGTTTCTTGAGAAGGGCAACGCGAATGCCGGCTTCGAGCACATCCTTGGCGAACATGCGGACGACTTCGTCAAGGCGGGCATACCCAAGAGTGAGATTCAGTCGGTGATCAAGCAGGCACTCACCGACGGAAATGTCGTCGGAACGCAGGGGCGCGGGCGGCTGATCTATGAGGTCACGGTCGACGGCGAGGTGCGACACGTCGCCATCACCGTCGGCAAGAATGGCTATATCGTCGGGGCGAATCCAAGGAGCGTGAAGTGA
- a CDS encoding alkaline phosphatase family protein has protein sequence MRPGPDPTFVPPAYADRSLGDVVPAIAAALGCDGVPAGLHLPNAPAYVVMLIDGLGARLLERYAHAAPFLSSLLAHSEPGTAGVPSTTVTSLTSFGTGLTPGSHGLVGYTSRIPGTDHLLNALQWRKDVDPLEWQPNTTAFQRLVEGGASVTVVNKREFEGSGLTVAAHRGAEFVGADRVGERIAAAVEASRHRCSLTYLYDGDLDWTGHRHGVASAPWLQQLSMIDAEAEQLRDALPHSTRLMVVADHGMIDSAPERRIDVDERLELRDGVALLGGEARFRHLYCARGAVGDVVATWREVLGERAEVMTREDAIAEGWFGSVVPGVLPRLGDVVVASRGDHAVVSTVDFPYENTLVGLHGSLTADEMLIPILIS, from the coding sequence GTGAGGCCCGGGCCCGATCCCACGTTCGTCCCCCCGGCGTACGCCGACCGGTCGCTGGGTGACGTGGTGCCGGCGATCGCCGCCGCCCTGGGGTGCGACGGCGTGCCCGCGGGGCTGCATCTGCCGAACGCGCCGGCGTACGTGGTGATGCTCATCGACGGCCTGGGCGCCAGGCTGCTGGAGCGCTACGCGCACGCAGCCCCGTTCCTGTCCTCGCTGCTCGCCCACTCCGAGCCGGGGACCGCGGGTGTGCCGTCCACGACGGTGACCAGCCTGACCTCCTTCGGCACCGGGCTGACCCCGGGCTCGCACGGCCTGGTCGGGTACACCTCGCGCATCCCCGGGACCGACCACCTGCTCAACGCCCTGCAGTGGCGCAAGGACGTCGACCCGCTGGAGTGGCAGCCCAACACCACCGCGTTCCAGCGGCTGGTCGAGGGCGGCGCGAGCGTGACGGTGGTGAACAAGCGCGAGTTCGAGGGGTCGGGGCTGACGGTGGCGGCGCACCGGGGCGCCGAGTTCGTCGGCGCGGACCGGGTCGGCGAGCGGATCGCCGCGGCGGTGGAGGCCTCCCGGCACCGGTGCTCGCTGACCTACCTCTACGACGGCGATCTCGACTGGACCGGCCATCGGCACGGGGTCGCGTCGGCGCCCTGGCTGCAGCAGCTCTCGATGATCGACGCCGAGGCCGAGCAGCTGCGCGACGCCCTGCCGCACAGCACCCGGCTCATGGTGGTGGCCGATCACGGCATGATCGACTCCGCGCCCGAGCGGCGCATCGACGTCGACGAGCGGCTCGAGCTGCGCGACGGGGTGGCGCTGCTGGGCGGCGAGGCCCGGTTCCGCCACCTGTACTGCGCCCGCGGGGCGGTCGGGGACGTGGTCGCCACCTGGCGCGAGGTGCTGGGCGAGCGCGCCGAGGTGATGACCCGCGAGGATGCCATCGCCGAGGGCTGGTTCGGATCCGTCGTGCCCGGCGTACTCCCGCGCCTGGGCGACGTGGTCGTCGCCTCCCGGGGCGACCATGCCGTGGTCTCCACCGTCGACTTCCCCTACGAGAACACCCTGGTGGGCCTGCACGGCTCACTGACGGCCGACGAGATGCTGATCCCGATCCTGATCAGCTGA